CCGCCGCCTCAGCGGAAGTTGGGGATCCGCCGTCGTGCGTCACCGAAGACTGCGTCACCGAAGCCTCAGTCACGGCAGCAGCATTCACTCCAGCAGCGCCAGCGGCGGCCTCAAGCTCGGTGATCCGCGCATCCCTGGCCGCCAGCTCGTCGCGGAGCCGGTCGAGGACCTCGTCCACCTGGTCCATGCGGTAGCCGCGCAGGCCGAGGGAGAAGCGCAGCCGGTCGACGTCACCGGGCATGGGGGTGGAGGGCAGCAGCACCGGCGGCAGATTCGCGACGGGGGCGCCCAGCGCGTCCTCGTACACGGGCGACTCAGCGCCGGGCTTGTTTAGCCCCACCACGTAAAACACGGCGGCGGCGGCCACAATGATGGCGAGGAAGATCAGGAAATAGCTCACAAGACCATGGTGCCAGATGGGGCGGGCATTTTACTCGCCGGCAACCGCGGCAACCCTGGCGCCGGCCTTGCCCTGCATGACCAGCTCCACGGCCTCCTCGGCGGTGTCGACGAGCTGAACAATGTCCAGGTCGCCGGGCGAGACAAGGCCCTGGGCCACCATCGTGTCCCTGAGCCAGTCCATGAGCGGGCCCCAGAACACCCTGTTGACCAGGACGATCGGGAACTGGCTGACCTTGCTGGTCTGTACCAGGACCATGGCTTCGAAGAGCTCGTCGAGGGTGCCGAGGCCGCCGGGGAGCACCACAAATCCCTGCGCGTACTTCACAAACATGGTTTTGCGGGCAAAGAAGTAGCGGAAGTCGACGCCCAGGCCGACCCATTCGTTCATGCCCTCCTCAAACGGCAGTTCAATGCCCAGGCCGATCGACAGCCCTCCGGCCTCGGCGGCGCCGCGGTTGGCTGCCTCCATGGAGCCGGGCCCGCCGCCGGTGATGACTGCCACGCCGGCCTCGACCAGGCGCCGACCCACCTCAACGCCGGTGGCATAGTACGGGGAATCCGGCTTGGTGCGGGCCGAGCCAAACACGCTGATAGCCGGTCCGATCTCGGAGAGCGCATCAAAGCCCTGGACGAACTCGCTTTGGATGCGCATGACGCGCCACGGATCCGTGTGGGTGAAGTCGCTGCTGGGAGAATTTTCCAGCAGGCGGGCGTCGGCGGTGTCGCGACCTGCACCATTTTTTCGCCACAGTCCAAAGCGGCGCAGCTCTGGGCGGACGGGGCGGCTTGATCCTGTTGGTGAACTCATGGCACCTAGGCTACGCGAAAAGTCCCCGTGGCCCGGCTCACATTATCTCGTTAGCGTTACGATCCGGGCCGACATGGCCAAATCCTTTACCGGCCCTCGTGATTCTCGATACATTCAATGCATGACAAATTCCGCACCTGCTCCTGCGCTCGTGGAGCTCAAAGCTGTCAACAAGCATTACGGCTCCCTCCATGTGCTCCAGGATATTAATCTCCGCGTCGCCAAGGGTGAGGTATTGGTTGTCATTGGCCCTTCCGGGTCAGGCAAGTCAACACTGTGCCGCACCATCAACCGCCTGGAAACCATTGACACCGGCTCCATCTCGATCGATGGCCAGGAACTGCCCAAGGAAGG
This genomic interval from Arthrobacter sp. PAMC 25486 contains the following:
- a CDS encoding DivIVA domain-containing protein, which translates into the protein MSYFLIFLAIIVAAAAVFYVVGLNKPGAESPVYEDALGAPVANLPPVLLPSTPMPGDVDRLRFSLGLRGYRMDQVDEVLDRLRDELAARDARITELEAAAGAAGVNAAAVTEASVTQSSVTHDGGSPTSAEAAAPAGPGTGTGLGPRG
- a CDS encoding TIGR00730 family Rossman fold protein translates to MSSPTGSSRPVRPELRRFGLWRKNGAGRDTADARLLENSPSSDFTHTDPWRVMRIQSEFVQGFDALSEIGPAISVFGSARTKPDSPYYATGVEVGRRLVEAGVAVITGGGPGSMEAANRGAAEAGGLSIGLGIELPFEEGMNEWVGLGVDFRYFFARKTMFVKYAQGFVVLPGGLGTLDELFEAMVLVQTSKVSQFPIVLVNRVFWGPLMDWLRDTMVAQGLVSPGDLDIVQLVDTAEEAVELVMQGKAGARVAAVAGE